A genomic region of Criblamydia sequanensis CRIB-18 contains the following coding sequences:
- a CDS encoding purple acid phosphatase family protein, whose product MMFKSKLVIFLVSLSFFWGNAFSFANESDTPIGLWLSWHKDPSTTMNIKWLTKKEDRNSHLEYREVNKLIWKGALVQEIKMPYDLPYVIHYVEIKGLTPNTVYEFTIDDKETYLFKTLPNSLATPIKFVVGGDMYHDDIEVVRETQRAAASNSPSFAILGGDLAYSAPKVGHFKEEFEKWVDFLKAWKETMITKEGYLIPMVTAIGNHEVIGRYGQSKAEAVFYYAFFATPNGSTNYTLDFGNYLSLIILDSGHTFDISGEQTEWLEQSLKDRICVPHKFAVYHVPAWPSIRKFEYKVSKEIRANWVPLFEKYHLNAAFEHHDHGYKRSHPIYEGQIDQNKGVIYLGDGAWGVKKPRLPKTKEPRWWIAKSLPERHFFLVTLKGCVRNYKGINSDGVIFDEVTR is encoded by the coding sequence ATGATGTTCAAGTCAAAATTGGTAATTTTTTTAGTAAGTCTCTCTTTCTTTTGGGGTAATGCTTTTTCGTTTGCAAACGAAAGCGACACCCCGATAGGGCTTTGGCTTTCCTGGCATAAAGATCCATCAACGACTATGAACATCAAATGGCTTACAAAAAAAGAAGATAGAAATAGCCATCTAGAATATAGGGAAGTCAATAAACTTATTTGGAAAGGGGCTCTTGTTCAAGAAATAAAGATGCCCTACGATCTTCCGTATGTTATTCATTATGTTGAAATTAAAGGGCTTACACCCAATACGGTTTATGAGTTCACCATCGATGATAAAGAGACCTACCTTTTTAAAACCCTCCCGAACTCGCTTGCAACTCCGATAAAGTTTGTCGTCGGGGGGGATATGTACCATGACGATATCGAAGTTGTAAGAGAAACTCAAAGAGCGGCCGCTTCAAACTCCCCATCTTTTGCTATTTTAGGCGGAGATTTGGCTTATTCTGCCCCAAAAGTCGGTCATTTCAAGGAAGAATTCGAAAAATGGGTCGATTTCTTAAAAGCCTGGAAAGAAACGATGATCACAAAAGAAGGGTACCTTATTCCTATGGTTACAGCCATTGGAAACCACGAGGTCATCGGTCGATATGGTCAATCAAAAGCTGAGGCTGTTTTTTACTATGCCTTTTTTGCCACACCCAATGGATCAACAAATTATACCCTTGATTTCGGCAATTATTTAAGCTTAATCATTCTGGATTCAGGCCACACCTTTGATATCTCAGGCGAACAAACCGAATGGCTTGAGCAATCCTTAAAAGATCGAATTTGCGTCCCCCATAAATTTGCCGTTTACCACGTTCCGGCATGGCCCTCTATTCGAAAATTCGAATATAAGGTCAGTAAGGAAATTAGAGCGAATTGGGTTCCTCTCTTTGAAAAATACCATCTAAATGCAGCTTTTGAACACCATGACCATGGCTATAAAAGATCTCATCCGATTTATGAAGGCCAAATCGATCAAAATAAAGGCGTCATTTATCTTGGAGATGGTGCTTGGGGAGTAAAAAAACCGAGGCTTCCCAAAACAAAAGAGCCTCGTTGGTGGATTGCAAAATCCCTTCCCGAAAGACATTTTTTCTTAGTGACCTTGAAAGGATGTGTAAGAAACTACAAAGGCATTAACTCTGACGGGGTTATCTTTGATGAAGTCACAAGATAA
- a CDS encoding formylglycine-generating enzyme family protein, protein MFLGNFLKHLVYWLLLISPLFSESFNTVDENRGGTVVVSYGTGKEGSRIDRVRFWLVNELYERKLFPRNQSFVDDPEKGKRIVLIENLPPGRYHLEFLYPNSDHFFEEVPKRTLSLPPNGIVKIEQEIKQREMAFTENNPTEKENENKEIAQIFIPGRQENTIYYYPFRDAFYQEPSFLNVRSNLEEARWTIFQEGQRIYSGQGSVTDIQVPSGPGFIIRAQDFPTYELKVFPKNPINLQGGDTSTFDLIYRKILGTISVELEIPKGDGVTLFIEGNETKSPTIQHITPKDGLVHYVSPALPLGSYTVNFRAPPYIKPIPPIQVELQANNNPTLRPVLKGAHQVNVSTNINDAEYALKNEDSGKTFFGKGASFQFQELLPGNYLLTFSSNDKNAYIPPNPERFSLSRFRTQEENIHKEYELAGKLTLSSNAPSFKVHLDPLKSGQGSREEWVNNGIKTIFLPEGNWRVLFLPLEGSNPKESPSIKEVSIRANSTEEIRGEYGEEAINRLSKRQEAKKELPAAQEAIAINSPKFVEVQGGTFQLGDTFNDNKGNTWPPTLVEVDSFLINVFEVTNGEYAAFLNKAFKENAITIENGLIFDKEAKLLFKTLESEPTSQITFSKNQDAPFQPIPGKSSYPVIHVSWFGANFYAKDNQTRLPTEAEWEKAASVTYNQDFVVKYRFGFEKNNIDRSLGNYNYSNTPFKNESSVLTTPVGFYNGLNLLPLNPNDLEQVKTTLAKSPSGAYDMSGNVWEWTADWYSENPPKEGEINPKGKAKGMYKVAKGGCYASFQDGVRVAERMPLFPEYTDQFTGFRVAKSSNQE, encoded by the coding sequence ATGTTCTTGGGCAACTTTCTAAAACACCTTGTTTATTGGCTTCTATTAATATCACCGCTTTTTTCGGAAAGTTTTAATACCGTCGATGAAAATAGAGGCGGGACAGTTGTCGTCTCTTATGGCACCGGAAAAGAGGGATCAAGAATAGATCGGGTTCGCTTTTGGCTTGTCAATGAACTCTACGAAAGAAAACTATTTCCAAGAAACCAAAGCTTTGTCGATGATCCCGAAAAGGGAAAAAGAATCGTATTAATTGAAAACCTCCCTCCTGGCCGCTATCATCTGGAATTTCTCTACCCGAATTCAGATCATTTTTTTGAAGAAGTCCCCAAAAGAACTCTTTCACTTCCTCCAAACGGGATTGTTAAAATAGAACAAGAAATCAAACAACGGGAGATGGCATTCACTGAAAACAATCCGACAGAAAAAGAGAATGAAAATAAAGAAATCGCTCAAATTTTTATTCCGGGACGCCAGGAAAATACCATTTACTACTACCCTTTTAGAGATGCTTTTTATCAAGAGCCCTCTTTTCTGAATGTGAGAAGCAATTTAGAAGAAGCTCGCTGGACCATTTTTCAAGAAGGCCAAAGAATTTATTCAGGGCAGGGAAGCGTAACAGACATTCAGGTTCCAAGCGGGCCGGGGTTTATAATAAGGGCTCAGGATTTCCCAACTTATGAGCTAAAAGTATTTCCTAAAAACCCTATTAACCTTCAAGGAGGAGATACCTCTACTTTTGATCTTATTTACAGGAAAATTTTGGGGACTATTTCAGTAGAATTAGAAATACCTAAAGGGGATGGGGTGACTCTTTTTATTGAAGGCAATGAAACAAAATCCCCAACCATCCAACACATTACACCAAAAGATGGTTTGGTTCACTATGTAAGCCCGGCGCTCCCTCTTGGGTCTTATACTGTAAATTTTCGAGCGCCTCCTTATATTAAACCCATTCCCCCAATTCAAGTGGAGCTTCAGGCGAATAACAACCCGACACTTAGGCCGGTCCTTAAAGGGGCTCATCAAGTCAATGTATCCACAAATATAAATGATGCGGAATATGCCTTAAAAAATGAGGATTCCGGCAAAACTTTTTTCGGAAAAGGGGCCTCATTCCAATTCCAAGAGCTCTTGCCTGGCAACTACCTCCTTACATTTTCATCCAATGACAAAAATGCCTATATTCCTCCGAATCCCGAACGTTTTTCCCTCTCTCGCTTTAGGACACAAGAAGAAAATATACATAAGGAATACGAGCTTGCCGGAAAACTGACCTTATCCTCTAATGCGCCGAGCTTTAAGGTTCATCTCGATCCTTTGAAAAGCGGTCAAGGGTCGCGTGAAGAATGGGTCAACAATGGAATTAAAACGATTTTCTTGCCTGAGGGTAACTGGAGGGTTTTATTTTTGCCGCTTGAAGGCTCAAACCCTAAAGAATCGCCTTCTATTAAAGAGGTGTCCATTAGGGCAAATTCCACCGAAGAAATCCGCGGAGAATATGGTGAAGAAGCTATAAATAGATTGTCCAAACGCCAGGAAGCGAAAAAAGAGCTTCCGGCTGCCCAAGAAGCCATTGCTATAAACTCCCCCAAATTTGTTGAGGTTCAAGGGGGAACTTTTCAGCTTGGAGACACCTTTAACGATAATAAAGGCAATACTTGGCCGCCGACACTTGTCGAAGTGGACTCATTTTTGATTAACGTCTTTGAAGTTACAAACGGCGAGTACGCCGCTTTTTTGAATAAGGCTTTTAAAGAAAATGCCATTACCATTGAAAATGGTTTAATCTTTGACAAAGAAGCGAAATTGCTTTTCAAAACCCTTGAAAGCGAGCCTACAAGCCAAATAACCTTCTCAAAAAATCAAGACGCACCCTTTCAGCCTATTCCAGGAAAAAGTTCTTACCCCGTAATTCATGTTTCCTGGTTTGGAGCAAATTTTTATGCAAAGGACAATCAAACAAGGCTGCCAACAGAGGCTGAATGGGAGAAAGCTGCAAGCGTCACTTACAATCAAGATTTTGTCGTAAAATACCGATTCGGCTTTGAAAAAAATAATATCGACCGAAGCCTTGGCAATTATAACTACTCTAATACTCCTTTCAAAAACGAGAGCAGCGTATTAACGACGCCTGTCGGCTTTTACAATGGCTTAAATCTTCTGCCCCTTAATCCAAACGATTTGGAGCAAGTTAAAACAACGCTTGCTAAAAGCCCTTCAGGTGCTTATGACATGAGCGGCAATGTTTGGGAATGGACAGCAGATTGGTATAGTGAAAACCCGCCCAAAGAAGGTGAAATCAACCCTAAAGGGAAAGCTAAAGGCATGTATAAAGTGGCAAAGGGCGGGTGTTATGCAAGTTTCCAGGACGGGGTGAGAGTTGCTGAAAGGATGCCGCTTTTTCCCGAATACACCGATCAATTTACAGGCTTTAGAGTCGCTAAATCTTCAAATCAAGAGTAA